The genomic window CGCGGACGGACTTTAACCAGCGAAAGCCCTTTCACCTATCAATTCACAAAAACGGCTATTAGGGTTACTGGTGAAGCGCAGTTAGACCACCCAGGACAGGGATTGGCAGAAGCTTTTCATCATGCCATGCTCACCCATTTCCCACCCACTGGCTCCCACCCGGCGTTCGAGTTGTTGACAGCACCGCAATATAACACCTGGATTGAGATGCCTTATCTCCCTACTGAAGACAGTGTTCTCAGATATGTGGATGCAATCTTGGCCGCTGATCTGCCGCCGGGCACGCTAATGATTGACGATAATTGGGCTCCCGATTACGGCGATTGGGTCTTCGATGCTCGTCGCTTTCCTCACCCTCAACAGATGTTGACTGACTTACACGCGCGTGGATTCTATGTGATGCTGTGGCTAGTTCCGTTTGTGAGTCCCGATTCAGCGAGTTTTCGCGCCTTGGAAAAGGACGGCTTACTGTTACGAAACGGTGACGGAACCACCGCAATTCGGTCTTGGTGGAACGGTTACTCTGCAATTTTGGATATAACACATCCGCAGGCGCGCGAGTGGTTAAGTCAGCGCCTAGATGCACTGATTGAGTTGGGAGTAGATGGTTTTAAATACGATGCTGGAGACGTGAGCTTTTACCGGCCAGATGACCTGAGTTTTGGAATGTGTTCACCGGTGGAGCACATGCAAGCATGGGCAGAATATGGGCAGCGCACACCGTTCAATGAGTACCGATCTTGTTGGAAGCTGGGTGGACGTGGTCTGGGACAACGCTTGCGAGATAAACCTCCGCAATGGGGATCCGAAGGCATTGAATCGTTAATCCCAGAAGTGCTGGGACAGGCAATGATCGGTCACTACTACACTTGCCCGGACATGATCGGTGGCGGTGAGCTTAATACGTGCAGCGTGCAGACCACGGTCGATCAAGAGTTTGTGGTGCGCTATGCGCAGATTGCTGCATTAATGCCGATGATGCAATTTTCGATGAATCCAGCACGCATTCTGGACACAAAACATTTGCAGATGGTGCATGATGCTTTAAAACTACGCGCTGAGATGATGCCATTGATACTGCGTTTAGCGCGTACGGCCTCCGATAAAGGCATACCTATTGTGCGTCCGTTGGCATTCCACTGCAGTGACCCGCATGCGGCAGCTATAAATGATCAATTCTTCCTGGGGGAGAACGTTGTGATAGCACCGCAGGTGGAGCAGGGAGCTTCTTCGCGCCGGGTTTTCTTGCCTTCGGGAAACTGGGTTAGCGACCGCGGTGAAATTGTGAGAGTTGCCGGCTGCTACAGAAATGGCTTAGCAGATGGTGGAGAGTGGTTTGAGGTCGATACGCCGTTGGAACGGTTGGCGTACTTCACTCGGAATTTATGATCGAGTGGAGTTATGGGGTAGGTGCCTATTTAGGCTTAATCCAGGTGCTACTAGAATGACGAGTTTGGTTGTTGTCTTAATATGACGGCTCCAATAAGGGACTGCTGTAGGTTTGGTTGACAGTTTTCCTTCTGGTTTTCAGGCCGCGAGGGACGTGGCTGGTTCCATGATTGTTTCGTATTCGATGGGTGTCAATTTACCCAGCGCTCGCTGGTGTCGCTTGCGGTGGTAGGTGCGCTCGATCCAGTCAGTGATCGCGGCCGATAGCTCGCTACGGGTGGCCCAGAACCTGCGGTCCAGAGCATTCTTTTGCACCAGAGCGAAGAAGGATTCCATCGCTGCGTTATCCCCACACGCCCCGACCCGGCCCATCGAGCCCTTCGCACCGTAGGCTTTCAATGCGGTACGGAACTTGCGCGAGGCGAATTGAGAGCCTCGATGCGAATGGACGATCACCCCACGCGGGAAACCGCGCTTGCTCATCGCATCCTCAAGGGCCTCCACCGCCAGGCGCGATTTCATCCGCGAACTGATCGCATAGCCAACGATCTTGCGCGAGTACAGGTCTTTAATCGCACACAGGTACAGTTTCCCTTCCCCGGTCCAATGCTCAGTAATATCTATCACCCACGCAATATTCGCACGATCAGCGTGGAAGTGGCGTTGGAGCAGGTCATCATGAACCGGAGCACCTGTTTTCGTCCCACGCGGCTTTCGCCTGGCAATCACTGAGAACACCTGAGCAAGGGAGCATAACCGCCACACCCGACGCTCGCAGATCTGCACGCCTTGGCCGCCTAGCTCATCGGCAATGAACCGATACCCAAACTCCGGATCCTTAGCATGGATCAGACGAATCTTTGCCGTGAGCTGCGCTTCCTGGGCTTGTCTGTCCGAGACCGGCTTAGCGTGCCATTTGTAGAACGCTTGGCGGGAAAATCCCAGTACCCGAGCCGCGACCGTCAAGGTTGCCTTTCCCTTGGCGATTAAGCTTTCCACGGTCGGGAAGATCCTTTTGGGCCGATCGCCTCCTGCGAAAGATACGCAGCTGCTGCACGTAATACCTCGTTTTCCATTTCCAGTTCACGGATCCGCTTGAACGCCACGCTCATTCTTTGGCAACAGCCAGATCACCCGACGGGCTCATCCCATGAGTCTCAAGACGCGAATCCGTGATCCACTTTTGCAACGAGGAACGCGAGATCCCCAGATCCACACACCTGCCGGCGAGAGATCCCCGACTCCACCAACGCCACCGCGTCAGCCGTGAACTGCTCGCTATACAACTTCGGCATGATCAATATCCTTCCCTGCCCCACACCCGTGAAGCAACCCTGATGTCAACCAAACCCTCAGCAGCCCCAAATGGGTAGTTCCCAAGTGGCAACTACCCCACTCTTAGCGCGCCCGTGCCGCGTGTAATATAGCAAGTATGTACGTTGCTCAACAGCATGCTATGGATAAGACAGCCGCGATTGAGTTTGCCAGCGGCGTCGGCATGGGCCAACTCGTGTCCGTCGGTTCGGCAGGTTTGAACGCCACGTTCCTTCCCTTCAACATCGAGACCCGAGGGGAGCGATTGTTCGCGCAATTCCACCTCAATCGGGTTAACCCGCAGTGGAAGGATAGCGGTGAGGCGATGCTCATCGTCCAAGGCCCGAGCGCGCATATTTCCGGCCTCGACTTCCCGGCCGAGCGTCCCGGCCAGAAGCTTCCCACTGTCCCGACCCTCAATTACATCACGGTTCACCTTAAAGGCTCGCTCTCTATCCACGACGACGAAGCGTGGAAACAGGCGCACCTTGCCAAGCTCGTCGAGCATTTTGAGAGCGAGTGGAGGATAGGCAAGCACACATCCTACGAGCTTGTCCGTGCGGCCTTCGTCGCGATGGTTGGTCTTGAACTTGAGATCACGGAAGTGATTGGTAAGGCCAAGCTCGGCCAGAACCTGTCCTCCGAGGCGATTGTTTACACGGCGAACCATTTGCGCACTCGAGACACGTCGGCTTGTCCCGTCGCCGATCTTATGGAGGCCATCGCGATTCCGTGGGCCAAGAGCCGGGAGACGCGCGTGGCGGAGGCGCGCATGCTCCCTCTCGCGTTTGCGCACAGGGAAGACTCGCGCCGATACACAGTTGATTACGACTGGTTGTGGACCAACCCACCGCACAACGACGGCAGCCCTGCGGTTTTGCGTCTGACCCTCACCGATGGGCCGACGACGTCCGCCCGCACAGCTGCCGAAGCCTGGCTCGCCACACTAACCGAGTTTGGTGAGGGGCAGCGTGGAAGCGGAGGTTGGGCAGTCGACGTCGTGAAGATGGCCGACAAGGCTACGTGTCCGGGTGCACACGGGGACGTGGTTCTTGACCTTATTTCCGGTGGCGAGGATGTCGCCGACGGTATCGACGCCGCGGCGACTGAGGCATACGAACAGATTATCGCAGGTAGCGATCTTGGCGTGACATGGGAGCAGCTGCCGCGCTAACCCAGCTGTACCCCTTCTTTTCCCAAATGGTAGGCAGCGTCATAGTTTTCGGCTAGACATGCGGGGGGGGGTGGATATCCTAAGCGAAGTTCGTCTGTTTTAGGCATTTTCGGGCTCACGCGTGAAGTGAGCCTTTCTTGCTGAGAGGTGCACACAATGGCAAGCTCAAAAGCCGCGACTTTTCGCTGGCTGTCCACAATCGCTTTGATGGCGTTGTGCCTGGCGCTGGTGGTCGGTATGTTGCCGCGAATCCAGACTGCGCACGCGGCCCCCGAAGTGACGACCCCCAAAGTAGCGGCAGCCGGCGGAAACGAGGCGTCCTCGTCCGACGGTCGGATCAAAGTGAGCGTCACAGCAAACCCCACCGAAGTACCGGCTGGCGGCGGAGAGGTGACGTACACCTATACAGTGACGAACACGAGGGATAAAGCATCGTATGTGGATCGCTTTTGGCAGGGTGAATTAGCGCAGGCTATGTTTTTCTCTTCCACTAGATCCAACGTGTGTGACAAAATCGTGTGGAACGGTGGATACAAAAGGACACCGTGGGGTGAGTACTATCTTCCGTTGGGTGCTACCACCCCTGGGACTTGTACGACGACGGTCACCCATGATGTGACGAATACCTTCGATGTTGTTGTTGAGGATTATTACTACAACAAATCAGAAGCGACAGCAAATGCGTCTGTGTCGGTGCAGTATTCGGAAGGCTCTGCAGATCTGCAATGCGATAGCCTGTGGTTCTCTTCGGGATCGGTTGATCAGACCGAGAATCAATTTGGCCTCATTGGTACTATTGCGGTCGACAAGGCAAGCCGTGTGGTTAGCACTAGACTAGATTTTAGTTCTGTGGAAGTTATGGATGTATCGGATGCATTTGTTTGAGGCTGATTTCTATGCCTGGCGTGCTGGCCCAGTTGCACCCGAGCTGTTCCGTCATCATCGTGGCAAGTTCTTTGTTACGGCGGAAGCAATCGAATCTTCGGGTGAACAGCTTTTTGGTTTTTAGCTGCCCTTAGTTTTAGGAATTTGAAAGTAATTGGTAGATAGCTCACCACTACGCTGTGAGCGAATCCTTTTGAGGGGTCTGTGTGATGCCGTTGTTGAAGGCTATTGGGTCGCGCCGTATTTTCTTTGTTGCCTGCGTTATCACAATATGTTTGGCAGTAGTGGCGGGAATGCTTCCTGGTGTTCAGCTAGCCCAAGCTGATCGTGAACGCCCTCGTGAGTTGAGTGATTTTGAGGGTAAGTCTTTAAACGACAGGATTAGGGTCTCTGTTGAGGCTAGTTCGTCTAGTGTTCCCTCCGGCGGAGGCAAAATTACCTACACGTATACGATTACTAATTCGAGGGAAGAAGCTTCGCAAGAAGACCGCGGCCGTCTGGGTTTGGCAGCAGATGGTATGTATTTCCAGCTTACGCAATCGAATGTATGTAACAGCATTGACTGGGATCTTGAGCATGGATTCGTTCAAGCGGATAGTGGCGAATGGTTGCTTCCAAGAGGTGCTACAGTCACTGGAACGTGTACAACAACGATCACCCAGAATACAACGAACACTTTCATGGTGGAGCTTTACGATTATTACCATAAGGTCTCCAAGGCGACGGCATCCACAGCGGTGCAGGTGAATTATTCAGGAGATGCGGTGGGACTATCGTGCGATGGCTTGTGGTTCTCCTCTGGATCGCCAGAACAAAAGATGCAGTCATATGGAGTGTTGGGGACGATTAACTTATCGGGGTATTCGGTAGAGCCAAAGTTGAACTTTGAGAATGTAAAAGCCACTACTAGATTTTCTGATGGACAGTCAGTTTCTATGAATGGTTCTGCCGCCCTGGCTGTTGATCCGAAAAGTCCGGAGAACGTCTACTATGTGCCACGGTTGAGGAAAGATATAAACGAGCGTAAGCCTGGAGAACCCGAATATGCTTCCGGTGGTTTGTGGCTTTATAACGCCAAAACCGGTGCTAATTCGCAGCTGACAACATGGGATAAAACTCCAGGTACCGCTCGCTTGGGAGTCTCGCCGGAGGGTGTTCTTTGGTCGGCCGCATCCGATGGTCACTTACATCGATATGACTCCCAGAATAAGACATGGACAAACTGGGGGACGGTTACCCTCGGTACGATTGGTGACACCGGCGAAACTGCTGTCGTGTATACTTTTGCACCTAACTACGATAATTCCCTTGGTTCTGGGGACCTTGCCTTTGATGGTTTGGGAAACATGTGGATCATCGGATCGGAGGCAAAGACTAAGAAAGCCTTCCTCTACACAATCCCGCGTACAGAGCTAGAACAAAAAGGAAATCCCATTTTCGCCACTATGGTCGGAAGCATGGGTCAAGGGCGATTTAATGGAATCGCCTTCGGGCCGGATGGTCAACTGTATGGCACAACTCGTGATGGTGTAAATAAAGGTGGCCTGCACCGTATCGATAAGAAAACAGGACAAGCTACACGTTTAGCAGACTTGCCTTATTCGACGGAAGACCTGGGTTCCTGTTCGTTACCTAAGCCGGAGCTACGTATTGAGAAGACGGCGAATCCGACTAAAGCTGTGGTGGATGAAGGCGAGATTGAGTACACGATCTCGATTACTAATACAGGAAATCTTGAAGCGACGGGCGTGACGTTCCAAGACCAGCTCAGTGAACACAAGCTCAATTATGTTGAAGGCTCGGCCACTCTCAATGGTGAACAATGGGAGTATGGCCAAAGCGCAATTTCTAAAAACAGTGCAGCTTACGTGAAATCGTCACAAGCCGAGCACTACGGCACTGTGGGTGCTAACGACGCGGCAATTATCAAATTTAAAGTAAAGCCGAATCGTGGCCAGACCGCTGTTTGTAATCAAGCGCTTGTGAATTTTACGGGAAATCCGCAAGTGCATGGTATCGCTACTAATGATCCGAATACACCAGAAGAAAACGATCCGACGTGTACGCCTGTCTACACTCCAGCAATCGGTCTTGATAAAAAGGGCGTTGCTACTGTCCAGAATGAGAAAGGGGATTTTGAGCCTAAGACGACGGTCTCGCAAGGCGACGATCAGGTTAAATACCTGTACTACGTGAGCACGAACCCCAACCAGCCGAAGGGCATGGCCGCCGAGCGCGACGAGAATGGTTTCCTCACCGAAGCTCATGTGCAGCAGCCTGAAAATAAGAAAGGTACTGAAGAGCTGAAAAATATTCTGGTAACCGACGACAAGTGCAGTCCGGTTAGACCAGTTCTTGCAAACGGTAAAAATGTGGGTGATCGAAACTTAGACGACATTTTGCAGGCGGATGAAAGATGGCAATACGAGTGTAAGCAGACTTTGCCGCTTGACAAGGTCACGACGAACAAAGCAAAAGTGACCGCCACTTCCGTACAGTCCAGTACTCCATTGACCGATACGGACGAATGGACCGTCGAGCCAACCGGTTTCAAGATTGAGAAGACCGCGAAGGTCACGGGCGCCGACGGCGTCGTGAATTGGGAACCGAATGGCTCTCCAGTTGAGCTGAAGAAAGCGGAGGACGGAAAGCTGCGCGGGACGGCCACCTACCGCGTGAATGTGACCAACGTCGGCCTGATCGAGACGTTCGCGCCCGCTATCACCGATGATTTCCCGACGCCGAAGGGCTTCGTCCTCGAGGGACTCAGCTGGGCGGAGGTCGACGAGGCGGGCCACGCCGGCCAGTCGACCCCACTCGGCGAGGACAAGCCGCTGCCGAAGGTCCGCATCGCCAAGGGCGCGTCGAAGACCTATGAGATCACCGCGGAGGTCAGCGTCGAGGACGCCACGCAGGTCGACTGGGAGAAGGCCAGGCTTTGCAAGACCGACAAGGGCGGCGAGCCCGAGTTCGGCCTGTTCAACCGCGTGAGCATGCCTCGCGACGCGGACGGTGAAGAGAACAACGACGCCTGCGTCCCCGTCACCTCGCCGCTCCTGACCGTGAGCGTGACCAAGCTCGGCGACAACTGCGACACCGACCAGCGCTCCTGCGAACTGCCCGGCGCGTCCTTCTCCCTCTACGACGCCGACCCGACTTCGGCTGACGCGAAACCGCTGGCTGACGCCATCACCGTAGGGGAGAACGCGGCACGCTTCACCTCGAAGGGACTCATCGCGGGAATGTACTGGCTCGTCGAGACCGCCGCCCCGAACGGCCACGTGCTCATGGCGGAACCAGTGAAATTCGAGCTCGGCTTCGACGGGATCAAGCTGATCACGACGGCGAATGCGAGCGTCGCGCCCGACAACGCGTTCCACCTCCGCATCACCGACCCGACTGCCGGCGAACTACCAAAAGCAGGCAGCAACGGCCCAACGGCCTTCATCCTCGCGGGCATCATGCTCGTGGCGATCGGCTCCCTGGGCTACCTCATGACCACCGGCTGTGGGCCCGCCTGGGTTCGAAACCGGAAGGGTTCGCAGTCGCGAATCTGAATTAACACAATAATTAGCGCACAGCTAGGAGAAGAAATGAAGCGAAACAAGTTACGTGCGGGGGCTGCGATCGCGGCCATTGCACTGCTTGGCTCAATGGGCATGGGCGGGGTTGCCTACGCCAGCCCGGATAATGAACCAGATATCCACATTGCCGGAGCGGAAGATGAGTCTGCCGACATTGCGTTGATTAAGAAGGACGCACAGGCGCGACTGTCGATCCATAAGTACCTAGGTACTCCCGTGGAGGCCAAAAATGACGGGATGCCGCAGGATATTGAGAATCGTGTTCGACTTCAGAATGTTAAGTTCGACGTATATATGGTGAATGGCGTTAACTTGACGACCAATGAGGGCTGGAAAGCTGCTCAGAATCTTCATGAATGTAAGGTCAGTGTTTCCGACGTTCTTCAGAGCGCTATTGTCTGCAAAGATAAGTCTTTTGGAATCTCGAAAGCCGGCAGTGGGTTAACTAATAGCTTCGGTGCTGCAAAGATAGATAAGCTGCCCGTCGGCCTATATCTCGTGGTGGAAGACCTGGCTGGTTCCAAAGACATTAAAGGTGAGGGTAAGACATATAAGCCGGAACAGATCACAGGAATTAACCCTTTCCTTGTGACGCTGCCGATGACGAATCCGGATTCGCGCGACTCGTGGATGTACGACGTCCACGTCTACCCCAAGAACCAGGCAGCCGAGATCACCAAGGAAGTCCTTGACGGTAACCAAGGGGAAGAGAACCAGGACGGCTACAAGATCGGCCAAAACATCACGTACCGGCTCGAGTCCACGATCAACGTCGTTGATTCCAACCAGGACGGCACGGTCGATGGTCAAGATCTTGGTTACTACTACGTCAAGGATCAGCTCTCGAACAATGTTCAGCACGTTAGCTCTAC from Trueperella pyogenes includes these protein-coding regions:
- a CDS encoding glycoside hydrolase family 31 protein; protein product: MVTITPLDGEFWWGGTIDIGTLAPLGGSSFTCDLSRATILPSGAPCSSSQSAPILVSTRGRTLTSESPFTYQFTKTAIRVTGEAQLDHPGQGLAEAFHHAMLTHFPPTGSHPAFELLTAPQYNTWIEMPYLPTEDSVLRYVDAILAADLPPGTLMIDDNWAPDYGDWVFDARRFPHPQQMLTDLHARGFYVMLWLVPFVSPDSASFRALEKDGLLLRNGDGTTAIRSWWNGYSAILDITHPQAREWLSQRLDALIELGVDGFKYDAGDVSFYRPDDLSFGMCSPVEHMQAWAEYGQRTPFNEYRSCWKLGGRGLGQRLRDKPPQWGSEGIESLIPEVLGQAMIGHYYTCPDMIGGGELNTCSVQTTVDQEFVVRYAQIAALMPMMQFSMNPARILDTKHLQMVHDALKLRAEMMPLILRLARTASDKGIPIVRPLAFHCSDPHAAAINDQFFLGENVVIAPQVEQGASSRRVFLPSGNWVSDRGEIVRVAGCYRNGLADGGEWFEVDTPLERLAYFTRNL
- a CDS encoding FMN-binding negative transcriptional regulator; translation: MYVAQQHAMDKTAAIEFASGVGMGQLVSVGSAGLNATFLPFNIETRGERLFAQFHLNRVNPQWKDSGEAMLIVQGPSAHISGLDFPAERPGQKLPTVPTLNYITVHLKGSLSIHDDEAWKQAHLAKLVEHFESEWRIGKHTSYELVRAAFVAMVGLELEITEVIGKAKLGQNLSSEAIVYTANHLRTRDTSACPVADLMEAIAIPWAKSRETRVAEARMLPLAFAHREDSRRYTVDYDWLWTNPPHNDGSPAVLRLTLTDGPTTSARTAAEAWLATLTEFGEGQRGSGGWAVDVVKMADKATCPGAHGDVVLDLISGGEDVADGIDAAATEAYEQIIAGSDLGVTWEQLPR
- a CDS encoding SpaA isopeptide-forming pilin-related protein yields the protein MPLLKAIGSRRIFFVACVITICLAVVAGMLPGVQLAQADRERPRELSDFEGKSLNDRIRVSVEASSSSVPSGGGKITYTYTITNSREEASQEDRGRLGLAADGMYFQLTQSNVCNSIDWDLEHGFVQADSGEWLLPRGATVTGTCTTTITQNTTNTFMVELYDYYHKVSKATASTAVQVNYSGDAVGLSCDGLWFSSGSPEQKMQSYGVLGTINLSGYSVEPKLNFENVKATTRFSDGQSVSMNGSAALAVDPKSPENVYYVPRLRKDINERKPGEPEYASGGLWLYNAKTGANSQLTTWDKTPGTARLGVSPEGVLWSAASDGHLHRYDSQNKTWTNWGTVTLGTIGDTGETAVVYTFAPNYDNSLGSGDLAFDGLGNMWIIGSEAKTKKAFLYTIPRTELEQKGNPIFATMVGSMGQGRFNGIAFGPDGQLYGTTRDGVNKGGLHRIDKKTGQATRLADLPYSTEDLGSCSLPKPELRIEKTANPTKAVVDEGEIEYTISITNTGNLEATGVTFQDQLSEHKLNYVEGSATLNGEQWEYGQSAISKNSAAYVKSSQAEHYGTVGANDAAIIKFKVKPNRGQTAVCNQALVNFTGNPQVHGIATNDPNTPEENDPTCTPVYTPAIGLDKKGVATVQNEKGDFEPKTTVSQGDDQVKYLYYVSTNPNQPKGMAAERDENGFLTEAHVQQPENKKGTEELKNILVTDDKCSPVRPVLANGKNVGDRNLDDILQADERWQYECKQTLPLDKVTTNKAKVTATSVQSSTPLTDTDEWTVEPTGFKIEKTAKVTGADGVVNWEPNGSPVELKKAEDGKLRGTATYRVNVTNVGLIETFAPAITDDFPTPKGFVLEGLSWAEVDEAGHAGQSTPLGEDKPLPKVRIAKGASKTYEITAEVSVEDATQVDWEKARLCKTDKGGEPEFGLFNRVSMPRDADGEENNDACVPVTSPLLTVSVTKLGDNCDTDQRSCELPGASFSLYDADPTSADAKPLADAITVGENAARFTSKGLIAGMYWLVETAAPNGHVLMAEPVKFELGFDGIKLITTANASVAPDNAFHLRITDPTAGELPKAGSNGPTAFILAGIMLVAIGSLGYLMTTGCGPAWVRNRKGSQSRI